CCGGTTGGCGAAGTACATATTCGAGATGGACATCACAATGATGATGAAGAAGAGCACGATAGCCGTTGCAGATGCCGTTCCGAAGAAGTTACTGACGAAGGCGTCACGGTAGAGATACAACACAACGGTAATCCCTTCTGTTCGCCCCGCTCTTCCCTGGAAGATGTGAGGCTCGGCGAAAACCTGAAGTGCACCGATCGTAGCTGTGAACACCGTGAAAATGATGAACGGCTTCAACATCGGGATCGTCACATACCAGATTTGCTGACGGACAGAAGCGCCGTCAATCTTTGCGGCTTCATACAAATCGTTCGGAATACTCTGCATACCTGCCAGATAAATAATCATGTTATACCCGACCCAGCGCCAGAAAATCATCGTTGCAATGGCAAACTTGGTTCCCCATTCAGAACGGGTCCACGTAACCGGATCAGCACCAAACATGCCGATGAAGGAGTTCACGAGGCCTGATGCCTGGTTACTGAAGATGACACTGAACACGATCGCTACGGCTACGATGGACGTGACGTAAGGCAAAAAGATCGCAAGACGGAAAGCACTTTTCGCTTTGATCAAAACGGAGTTCAGGGCGAAGGCCAACAGCAGTGCTGCAAGAAGCTGCGGGGCTGTCCCCATCAAACCGATGATGATCGTGTTATACAAGGATTTCCAAAAAAGCGGATCATTAAAAATGATGATGAAGTTATTAAACCCGACGTATTCCATCGGACCGAGACCGTCCCAGCGGAAGAACGCCAGATAAAAACTGAACAGGATCGGGAACAACCCGAAAACCGCAAACAAGAAATAGAATGGTGAAATAAACAGGTAACCGGATGCCATGTTCTTTTGCCTCTGTGAAAACTTACGACGCTTCGGCTCTTTCGGCGCCGTTGGCTCTCTGTCTTTTAACTCTTTGAAGCCCTCATTGGAATCAGACATATGAATCCTCCTCTTGTGTGATAGAACTTAATTGGTATTGGTTTTGAAAAACAGCGTATAAGTAGTGAACTTCAAGTATCGCGTACCTTTCAAAACCAATAACCAGGCAAAAAAATTGCAGCGGGTACGATGATTCATCATACCCGCTGACAATCACCTTTATCGGCTGATACGCTGATCAACTCGGTTAAGGATATCTTCCCACTCTTCTTCAGGATCGATGCCATCATAGACGTTGTCAAGACCTGCTAAGATCTCACTGTTCACGTCGCCATACATCGGTCCTTGGTAAACGTGTTCACCATCGAGTGCAGATTCTGCAAATACTTGAG
This Salisediminibacterium beveridgei DNA region includes the following protein-coding sequences:
- a CDS encoding carbohydrate ABC transporter permease, whose translation is MSDSNEGFKELKDREPTAPKEPKRRKFSQRQKNMASGYLFISPFYFLFAVFGLFPILFSFYLAFFRWDGLGPMEYVGFNNFIIIFNDPLFWKSLYNTIIIGLMGTAPQLLAALLLAFALNSVLIKAKSAFRLAIFLPYVTSIVAVAIVFSVIFSNQASGLVNSFIGMFGADPVTWTRSEWGTKFAIATMIFWRWVGYNMIIYLAGMQSIPNDLYEAAKIDGASVRQQIWYVTIPMLKPFIIFTVFTATIGALQVFAEPHIFQGRAGRTEGITVVLYLYRDAFVSNFFGTASATAIVLFFIIIVMSISNMYFANRIGQSKKVGVK